In the genome of Diaphorobacter sp. HDW4A, the window ACGGCCTGATTACCATAGGTACGGTGAAGGGCGCGCCCGCCGACGGCTACACCATCCTGCTCGGCAACATCTCGCTGATGGTGGTGAATCCGGTCATGCTCAAGGACATCAGCTACGACTCGGTCGGCGATTTCACGCCGGTCACGGGGTTATATCGCGGACCAGCGGTCTACGCCGTGGCCCCCAATTCGCCGATCCAATCGCTTGAGGATCTGATCGCACGCTCGAAGAAGGAAGCCGTCAGCGTGGGCACCTATTCGCAGGGCTACCAGCTCGGTGCGGCCTATCTCGCAAGCCTTGCGGGCGCGAAGTTTCAAGACATTCCGTACAAGGGCCAGGCACCGTTGATGGCCGATCTCATGGGCGACCAGGTGCAAGCCGGGTTGCTCGACTGGGGTGGCGCGATCACGAGCATCAAGGCCGGCAAGCTCCGTCCGCTCGCGATCACCAGCGTGCAGCGCCACCATGCCGTGCCTGAGCTGAAAACCGTGCGCGAATGCGGCTATCCTGAGTACGACCATTACAGCTGGGTGGGCTTCTTCGTGCGCAAGGGAACGCCCGAGTCGCTGCGCCAGACACTGGCGCAATCGGTGGAAAAAATCAAGCAGACCGACGAGGCCAAACGCTTTGCGGACGAGAGCCTCGGCGGCGAGT includes:
- a CDS encoding tripartite tricarboxylate transporter substrate binding protein yields the protein MSTRIDLQTASTLTSRRNVLRAAALATLGATVLKDVLAQSEFAGKPVRIIVPFTPGSGSDTAARFFGERAGKALGASFVVENKPGGNGLITIGTVKGAPADGYTILLGNISLMVVNPVMLKDISYDSVGDFTPVTGLYRGPAVYAVAPNSPIQSLEDLIARSKKEAVSVGTYSQGYQLGAAYLASLAGAKFQDIPYKGQAPLMADLMGDQVQAGLLDWGGAITSIKAGKLRPLAITSVQRHHAVPELKTVRECGYPEYDHYSWVGFFVRKGTPESLRQTLAQSVEKIKQTDEAKRFADESLGGELMLQSPAEITALIQQQIQRFKAIAKQAGIAQV